In Nitrospira sp., one genomic interval encodes:
- a CDS encoding mannose-1-phosphate guanylyltransferase/mannose-6-phosphate isomerase has protein sequence MSRHDHLYPVILAGGSGTRFWPLSRHLYPKQLLRIIGDETLIQQTVRRVLGCADPRHVMISTNPGQADSIRVQLGEWKSDLKDNYVIEPVGRNTAPAIALVAAELLRRDPDALMLVLPADHVVTGEKAFQDAVSLGMTLALQGHLVTFGIKPIRPETGYGYIQPNRRTTLAKKGRLVGHPVARFVEKPDRTKAMQYLRGGNYFWNSGMFLWKAATIREEIARHQPLLAKAMRKVEALVVSGAEPGLIEAAYKKVPSVSIDNGVMEQSSKAAMIPVAFGWSDVGNWSSLEEVASKDKAGNVVSGRVIDLDSSNSVLYADRRVVATIGLSDMVVVDTPDATLVCPKSRSQDVKRMVEILKQQGAPEHLEHVTVFRPWGAYTVLEEGPGYKVKRVTVNPGGRLSLQLHHKRSEHWVVIAGAARVIRGDDLLDLRVGQSIAIPVETPHRLENPGTETLHIIEVQNGPYLGEDDIVRFQDDYGRLNRVR, from the coding sequence ATGAGCAGGCATGACCATCTCTACCCAGTGATTTTGGCCGGCGGCAGCGGAACGCGATTCTGGCCCTTGAGCCGGCATCTGTATCCCAAGCAGTTGTTGCGCATCATCGGCGACGAAACGCTCATTCAGCAGACGGTACGACGGGTATTGGGCTGTGCGGATCCTCGGCACGTGATGATCTCAACGAATCCCGGGCAGGCCGATTCCATTCGTGTCCAACTGGGAGAATGGAAATCCGATCTGAAAGACAACTATGTCATCGAGCCGGTGGGGCGGAATACGGCGCCGGCCATTGCGCTGGTGGCGGCGGAACTCCTACGTCGAGATCCCGATGCGTTGATGCTCGTCCTGCCGGCCGACCATGTGGTGACGGGGGAGAAGGCCTTCCAGGATGCGGTGTCGCTGGGGATGACCCTTGCCCTGCAAGGGCATCTGGTGACGTTCGGGATCAAGCCGATCAGGCCCGAGACGGGGTATGGGTACATCCAACCGAACCGTCGGACGACGTTGGCCAAGAAGGGGCGGTTGGTCGGACATCCGGTCGCGCGCTTCGTCGAAAAGCCAGATCGAACCAAGGCGATGCAGTATCTGCGTGGCGGGAACTATTTCTGGAACAGCGGGATGTTTCTCTGGAAAGCCGCGACCATTCGTGAAGAAATCGCCCGGCACCAGCCGCTCTTGGCCAAGGCGATGCGGAAGGTCGAGGCCCTCGTGGTATCCGGTGCCGAACCGGGTCTCATCGAAGCCGCCTACAAAAAAGTGCCGTCCGTCTCGATCGACAACGGCGTGATGGAACAATCGTCCAAGGCCGCCATGATCCCCGTGGCTTTCGGTTGGTCCGATGTCGGCAACTGGAGTAGTTTGGAAGAGGTGGCTTCCAAGGACAAGGCCGGCAACGTGGTCAGCGGCCGAGTCATCGACTTGGACAGTTCGAACTCGGTGCTCTATGCCGATCGCCGGGTGGTGGCGACGATCGGCCTCTCGGATATGGTCGTGGTGGACACCCCGGATGCCACGCTGGTCTGCCCGAAGTCCCGCTCGCAGGACGTCAAGCGGATGGTGGAGATTCTGAAACAGCAGGGGGCGCCCGAACATCTGGAACATGTGACGGTCTTCCGACCTTGGGGTGCGTACACTGTGTTGGAAGAGGGGCCCGGCTACAAGGTGAAGCGCGTGACGGTGAATCCCGGCGGGCGGTTGTCGCTGCAACTGCACCATAAGCGAAGCGAGCATTGGGTGGTGATCGCGGGGGCGGCTCGCGTGATCAGAGGCGACGACCTATTGGATCTGCGCGTCGGGCAGAGCATCGCGATTCCCGTCGAGACGCCGCATCGGCTGGAAAATCCCGGTACGGAAACCTTGCACATCATCGAGGTGCAAAACGGGCCCTACCTTGGTGAAGATGATATCGTGCGGTTTCAGGACGACTATGGGCGGCTCAACCGAGTAAGGTAG
- a CDS encoding phosphomannomutase/phosphoglucomutase gives MALFREYDLRGIVGDELTEDIADQVGRAYATMARERGVSRISLGRDGRLSSPALQAALLRGLLAGGLDVVDLGLCTSPLVYFSLFHLPVQGGIMITGSHNAAEYNGFKICLGKDAIHGEEIQRLRRVMEEGRFVSGCGTLSSHAIIPDYLQHLKRDFADVRADHLHVVIDCGNGAASLVAKQALEQMGCRVTGLYNELDGRFPNHHPDPTVVENLQDLIAAVKEQKAHVGIGYDGDADRIGAVDEQGQILWGDRLMVVYARDILARRPGTTFISEVKASQCLYDDIAAKGGRPIMWKTGHSLMKAKLKEESAVLAGEMSGHMFFADRYFGFDDAVYASCRLVEILAKTKQSVSSLVADLPQTTVTPEIRVDCPDSVKFQLVDQVRAQLSGYLESNRPLGASTLRLRELVTIDGVRAIFDDGWGLIRASNTQPALVLRFEAPSQARLDVIRAAVETELAQARRALAL, from the coding sequence ATGGCGCTCTTTCGCGAATACGATTTGAGGGGCATCGTCGGCGATGAATTGACCGAGGATATCGCCGATCAGGTCGGGCGAGCCTATGCGACCATGGCGCGCGAACGCGGGGTGTCCCGCATCAGCCTGGGCCGAGACGGACGGCTCAGTTCCCCCGCGTTGCAGGCGGCGCTGTTGCGCGGCCTGTTAGCCGGCGGGTTGGATGTCGTGGATCTGGGGCTCTGCACCTCGCCGTTGGTGTATTTCTCCCTGTTCCACCTGCCGGTGCAGGGCGGCATCATGATTACGGGTAGTCACAATGCCGCCGAATACAACGGCTTCAAGATCTGTCTGGGCAAGGACGCCATCCATGGCGAGGAGATTCAACGGTTGCGGCGGGTGATGGAGGAAGGCCGGTTCGTCTCCGGCTGCGGTACCCTCTCTTCGCATGCCATCATTCCCGACTACCTGCAGCATCTCAAACGCGACTTTGCGGATGTTCGGGCGGACCATCTGCATGTGGTGATCGATTGCGGCAACGGCGCCGCCTCGCTGGTGGCCAAACAGGCGCTGGAACAGATGGGGTGCCGCGTGACCGGTCTCTACAACGAGTTGGACGGACGTTTCCCCAACCACCATCCCGATCCCACAGTGGTGGAGAACCTGCAAGACTTGATTGCCGCGGTCAAGGAGCAGAAGGCCCATGTCGGCATCGGATACGACGGGGATGCCGACCGGATCGGTGCGGTGGACGAACAAGGACAGATTCTGTGGGGTGACCGGCTGATGGTGGTCTATGCGCGGGACATCCTCGCGCGCCGTCCCGGCACCACCTTCATTTCCGAGGTGAAGGCCTCACAATGCCTGTATGACGACATTGCGGCGAAGGGCGGCCGTCCCATCATGTGGAAGACCGGCCATTCCCTCATGAAGGCGAAGTTGAAAGAAGAGTCGGCGGTGCTGGCAGGTGAAATGTCGGGCCATATGTTCTTCGCGGACCGCTATTTCGGATTCGACGATGCCGTGTATGCCTCCTGCCGATTGGTCGAAATCCTGGCGAAGACCAAGCAGTCGGTGTCGAGTCTTGTGGCGGACCTGCCGCAGACTACGGTGACGCCAGAAATTCGCGTGGATTGCCCGGACTCCGTGAAGTTTCAGTTAGTCGACCAGGTGCGTGCGCAACTCTCGGGCTACCTGGAGTCCAACCGGCCGCTCGGGGCTTCTACCTTGCGCCTACGGGAGCTGGTGACGATCGACGGCGTGCGCGCCATTTTCGATGACGGCTGGGGCCTGATTCGTGCGTCGAACACGCAGCCGGCGCTGGTGCTCCGATTCGAGGCTCCATCCCAAGCTCGTTTGGACGTGATTCGCGCGGCCGTTGAGACCGAACTCGCCCAGGCTCGCCGTGCGCTCGCGTTGTAA
- the fbp gene encoding class 1 fructose-bisphosphatase, protein MTTFPVTLSRFIIEQQAAHPEATGEFSVLLTQIGLVGKLIAHDLRRAGLINILGTTGEVNVQGEAVKKLDELANDTFVRVFQHSGLVCALASEEMEKPLQLPQHWPRGKYMLLFDPLDGSSNTDVNMPLGSIFSVLRHKGGDRAPVEAELLRNGAEQVAAGYLLFGSSTMLVFTVGQGVHGFTLEPAIGEYLLSHQNIRIPKKGKVYAANEGNYHRWPVGTRRYFDYLKEQDKATGRPYSGRYCGCLVADVHRVLLGGGIYLYPGESDKPEGKLRLLYEANPLAMVVEQAGGAASTGSDRIMAVQPTALHQRIPLIIGSADDVHRAESYIQGRA, encoded by the coding sequence ATGACGACATTTCCCGTTACGTTAAGCCGCTTTATCATTGAGCAGCAGGCTGCGCATCCGGAGGCGACGGGCGAGTTTTCCGTGTTGCTGACGCAGATCGGCCTGGTCGGCAAGTTGATCGCGCACGACCTGAGGCGAGCGGGGTTGATCAACATCCTGGGGACCACCGGGGAGGTGAACGTTCAGGGCGAGGCGGTCAAGAAACTCGATGAGCTGGCCAACGATACCTTCGTTCGGGTTTTCCAGCATAGCGGGCTGGTCTGTGCATTGGCCTCGGAGGAGATGGAGAAGCCGCTGCAGTTGCCTCAACATTGGCCGCGAGGCAAGTACATGCTGCTGTTCGATCCGCTCGACGGGTCGTCCAACACCGATGTCAATATGCCGCTCGGGTCGATTTTCTCCGTGCTGCGACATAAGGGCGGGGATCGGGCGCCGGTGGAAGCGGAGCTGCTTCGGAATGGCGCCGAACAGGTGGCCGCCGGGTATCTGCTCTTCGGATCGAGCACGATGTTGGTCTTCACCGTCGGGCAGGGCGTCCATGGTTTTACGCTCGAGCCTGCCATCGGCGAGTATCTCCTGTCGCACCAGAACATCAGGATTCCCAAGAAGGGCAAGGTGTACGCGGCGAACGAGGGGAATTATCATCGCTGGCCGGTCGGCACCAGACGCTACTTCGATTACCTGAAGGAGCAGGACAAGGCGACGGGACGGCCGTACAGCGGCCGTTACTGCGGATGCCTCGTGGCCGACGTGCATCGGGTGCTCTTAGGCGGCGGCATCTATCTCTATCCCGGCGAGTCCGACAAGCCGGAGGGGAAACTGCGGCTGCTGTACGAGGCCAATCCGCTGGCCATGGTGGTCGAGCAGGCCGGAGGGGCGGCCAGTACCGGGAGCGACCGCATCATGGCGGTCCAACCGACCGCCCTCCATCAACGTATTCCTCTGATCATCGGCAGTGCCGACGATGTGCACCGGGCGGAATCTTACATCCAGGGACGGGCGTAA
- a CDS encoding undecaprenyl-phosphate glucose phosphotransferase produces the protein MLKRHSQFLKSVLFLFDLGLICACWVGAYYLRFSDLAAAPKGVPPLPMYLWLLIPIVGVWGISFQAFDLYRPRRMGTHLAEFLDVAKANTLSVLILVALTFFIRQYEYSRLVLLYFWLLNLLALGFSRVLFREALRFLRRQGYNQRHALVVGAGRLGRRVVDALARHPELGVKVHGYLSSASRVVGDRINNVPVLGRYDDLLDRVQSGIDIVFVCLPPEDEPWAEKMFAVLSNTMVEVKALPAICEFVSLRAEAEIFEGLPLITLQGSPLHGWNLVIKRAMDVVGATAALLLFSPVLLGVAALVKLTSPGPIFFRQLRMGLDGQAFEMLKFRSMKVDAESETGPVWTQPNDDRRTPIGAFLRRTSLDELPQFWNVLRGEMSIVGPRPERPEFIARFRETLPQYMLRHKMKAGITGWAQVNGWRGNTSLERRIEHDLYYIEHWSMWFDIKIMWLTLWRGFIHRHAY, from the coding sequence ATGCTCAAACGACACTCGCAATTTCTCAAGAGCGTGCTCTTTCTATTCGATCTGGGATTGATCTGCGCCTGTTGGGTCGGCGCCTATTACCTGCGGTTTTCTGATCTCGCGGCGGCGCCCAAGGGGGTTCCGCCCCTGCCCATGTACCTCTGGCTGCTCATCCCCATCGTGGGGGTCTGGGGGATTTCCTTCCAAGCCTTCGACCTCTATCGTCCGCGGCGCATGGGGACGCACCTCGCCGAGTTCCTGGATGTAGCCAAGGCCAATACCCTGTCCGTGTTGATCCTCGTCGCGCTGACGTTTTTTATCCGCCAGTACGAATACTCACGGTTGGTCCTCCTCTACTTCTGGCTGCTCAATCTCCTCGCCCTGGGATTTTCCCGCGTGCTCTTCAGGGAGGCGCTGCGTTTTCTGCGGCGCCAAGGCTATAACCAGCGGCATGCGTTGGTCGTCGGGGCTGGGCGGCTCGGCCGTCGCGTAGTGGATGCATTGGCGCGGCATCCGGAGCTGGGCGTGAAGGTGCATGGGTATCTGAGTTCCGCGTCGCGGGTCGTGGGAGATCGAATCAACAACGTGCCCGTTCTCGGCCGGTACGACGACTTGCTGGACCGGGTGCAATCGGGCATCGACATCGTATTCGTCTGCCTGCCTCCTGAGGATGAGCCCTGGGCCGAAAAGATGTTTGCCGTGCTGTCCAATACGATGGTGGAGGTGAAGGCCCTTCCCGCGATCTGCGAGTTCGTGAGTCTGCGGGCGGAGGCCGAGATCTTCGAAGGGTTGCCCCTGATCACGCTCCAGGGGTCGCCGTTGCACGGCTGGAACCTCGTGATCAAGCGGGCCATGGACGTCGTCGGCGCGACTGCGGCCCTGCTGTTGTTTTCGCCGGTCCTACTGGGCGTCGCGGCGCTGGTGAAGCTGACGTCTCCTGGGCCGATTTTCTTTCGGCAGTTGCGCATGGGTTTGGACGGTCAGGCGTTTGAGATGTTGAAGTTTCGCTCCATGAAGGTCGATGCGGAATCGGAAACCGGACCGGTGTGGACGCAACCCAATGACGATCGACGCACCCCCATCGGGGCGTTTTTGCGTCGCACCAGCCTCGATGAGCTGCCGCAGTTTTGGAATGTCTTGCGGGGAGAGATGAGCATCGTGGGCCCCAGGCCGGAGCGGCCTGAATTCATCGCTCGGTTTCGGGAGACCTTGCCGCAATACATGTTGCGCCACAAGATGAAGGCCGGCATTACCGGTTGGGCGCAGGTCAACGGCTGGCGAGGCAATACCTCGCTGGAGCGGCGCATCGAGCACGACCTCTATTACATCGAGCATTGGTCGATGTGGTTCGACATCAAGATCATGTGGCTGACCCTGTGGAGAGGCTTCATCCATCGACATGCCTACTAA
- a CDS encoding HAD hydrolase family protein: protein MFATDVDGVLTDAGMYYAESGDEWKKFNTRDGMGIKLLQKAGLLTAIITQESTKIVMRRAQKLTIPEVHQGAFDKLAVLQDLIARHGLSMTEVAYMGDDVNDLQALAAAGFSAAPADATVPVLKTVRYVCKKKGGEGAVREVADLILAARQRG from the coding sequence CTGTTCGCCACGGATGTCGACGGGGTCTTGACCGACGCCGGGATGTACTACGCGGAATCCGGCGACGAATGGAAGAAGTTCAACACGCGCGACGGTATGGGCATCAAGTTGTTGCAGAAGGCCGGCCTGTTGACGGCGATCATTACCCAAGAGTCCACCAAGATCGTCATGCGTCGTGCCCAGAAGCTGACGATTCCCGAGGTGCATCAAGGGGCATTCGACAAACTGGCCGTGTTGCAGGATCTGATTGCGCGGCATGGATTGTCGATGACCGAGGTGGCCTACATGGGTGACGACGTCAATGACCTGCAGGCCTTGGCAGCGGCGGGATTTTCGGCCGCCCCGGCCGATGCTACGGTACCTGTCCTGAAAACCGTGCGGTATGTGTGTAAGAAGAAGGGTGGAGAGGGAGCCGTGCGGGAAGTGGCCGATCTCATCCTGGCCGCCCGGCAGCGGGGATGA
- a CDS encoding DUF3108 domain-containing protein, whose protein sequence is MVMPAWVGAAEGNAPFLRGERLSYDLTWLAIRAGTAMLDVQAVEADRDRPQVRLGMVARSSPVVTKFYPVDNRAVSTVDVESFLPLHMTFARREGKRFNDFDYTFRHREGMVTAVKDGKADELPIPPDAQDAISCLYYARNVLPLVPGASLTMTVHHDKKNYPLRVRVEALETLEGAWGRSETARVLVIMPFQGIFLNEGNIRVWLTTDPFRVPVRMKAKVIIGSIVAELTQGYGRATKS, encoded by the coding sequence ATGGTCATGCCCGCGTGGGTTGGTGCTGCCGAAGGGAACGCGCCCTTCCTGCGCGGTGAACGGCTTTCGTATGATCTGACCTGGTTGGCCATCCGAGCGGGAACGGCGATGTTGGACGTGCAGGCCGTCGAAGCGGACAGGGATCGGCCACAGGTCCGGCTCGGCATGGTGGCGCGTTCCAGTCCGGTGGTGACTAAGTTTTACCCGGTGGACAATCGCGCGGTGTCGACGGTCGATGTCGAATCCTTTTTGCCGCTGCATATGACGTTCGCGCGCCGCGAAGGAAAACGATTCAACGATTTCGACTATACCTTCCGGCATCGTGAGGGCATGGTGACGGCGGTGAAGGACGGCAAGGCCGACGAGTTGCCGATTCCTCCGGACGCCCAGGATGCCATTTCCTGCCTGTATTACGCCCGCAATGTACTCCCGCTGGTGCCGGGTGCATCCCTCACCATGACCGTCCATCATGACAAGAAGAACTACCCACTCCGGGTCAGGGTCGAAGCCCTTGAAACATTGGAGGGAGCCTGGGGACGAAGCGAGACGGCCAGAGTCTTGGTCATCATGCCGTTTCAGGGGATCTTCCTCAACGAGGGCAATATCCGCGTGTGGTTGACCACCGATCCCTTCAGGGTGCCGGTCCGGATGAAGGCCAAGGTGATCATCGGGTCCATTGTCGCGGAGTTGACGCAAGGGTATGGCCGCGCGACCAAATCCTAG
- a CDS encoding DegQ family serine endoprotease: protein MDDFRIPDGRDASRRNLIFPLLLLVAGVLIGVIITSDLGWLPTGHAVPEPQPVPPPVATPVATAIQPSLPGGGGQSFVDVAKLVKPAVVNIFATRNGQSEGLQGTPFDDPFFRRFFGDEWMKRFEAPKERKERGLGSGVIVDANGLIITNNHVVNKADEIKVFLSDKREFKAKLVGTDAKTDVAVLKIEASGLPTVAWADSDKLEVGEFVLAVGNPFGLTQTVTLGIVSALGRSAGIAEYEDFIQTDAAINPGNSGGALVNVRGELVGINTAIYSQSGGNMGIGFAVPSNMAHTIMEQLVQHGKVVRGWLGVSIQELTPELSSQFGVPKETKGVLVSDVMDDSPAQKAGFERGDVIIEYDGKPMDSPAHLRNAVAQTAVGKKVTVKIIREKKSKSIDLTIAEQPKNLAQAGSSDDGGESLAPAGLLSDIEVRELNNELAGRYGLKGSDRGVVVVRVKAGSPAEEAGVREGDLVLEVNRKAVPTLKAYERLATELSKDQSVLLLLKRQGRAIYLTLRP, encoded by the coding sequence ATGGACGACTTTCGTATTCCAGATGGGCGGGACGCTTCGCGTCGGAACCTGATCTTCCCGCTGCTCTTGCTGGTCGCGGGGGTGTTGATCGGTGTGATCATCACCTCCGATCTCGGCTGGTTGCCGACTGGCCATGCGGTGCCGGAGCCGCAACCCGTCCCGCCCCCTGTCGCGACGCCGGTTGCCACGGCGATTCAGCCGTCATTGCCGGGGGGCGGGGGCCAGAGTTTCGTGGACGTCGCCAAGCTGGTGAAGCCGGCGGTGGTCAATATTTTCGCGACCAGGAACGGGCAAAGTGAAGGTTTGCAAGGCACGCCGTTCGACGATCCGTTTTTCCGCCGGTTCTTCGGAGACGAATGGATGAAGCGGTTCGAGGCCCCGAAGGAGCGCAAGGAGCGCGGGTTGGGGTCCGGGGTGATCGTCGACGCCAACGGCTTGATCATCACGAACAACCATGTGGTCAACAAGGCCGATGAGATCAAGGTCTTCCTCTCGGACAAGCGGGAGTTCAAGGCGAAGCTGGTCGGCACAGATGCGAAGACGGACGTGGCCGTGCTGAAAATCGAGGCCAGCGGCTTGCCTACGGTGGCCTGGGCCGATTCGGACAAGCTGGAGGTCGGGGAATTCGTGCTCGCGGTCGGCAATCCCTTCGGGTTGACGCAGACCGTGACGCTGGGGATCGTGAGCGCACTCGGGCGCTCCGCTGGAATCGCCGAGTACGAGGACTTCATCCAGACGGATGCCGCGATCAATCCCGGCAATTCCGGCGGCGCCTTGGTGAACGTGCGGGGCGAATTGGTCGGGATCAACACGGCCATCTACAGTCAAAGCGGCGGGAACATGGGCATCGGCTTTGCCGTGCCGAGCAACATGGCTCACACCATCATGGAGCAGCTGGTCCAGCACGGAAAGGTCGTGCGGGGCTGGCTGGGCGTGTCGATCCAGGAGCTGACTCCGGAACTGTCTTCGCAGTTCGGAGTGCCCAAAGAGACCAAGGGGGTGCTGGTCAGCGATGTGATGGACGACAGCCCCGCCCAAAAGGCCGGTTTCGAGCGCGGGGATGTGATCATCGAATACGACGGCAAGCCCATGGATTCTCCGGCGCATCTGCGGAATGCAGTCGCGCAGACCGCGGTCGGAAAAAAGGTGACCGTCAAGATCATTCGGGAAAAGAAGTCTAAATCGATCGACCTCACCATCGCGGAGCAACCGAAGAACTTGGCTCAAGCCGGATCTTCCGATGACGGCGGAGAATCTCTGGCGCCCGCGGGATTGTTGTCCGACATCGAGGTGCGGGAATTGAACAACGAACTGGCCGGTCGGTATGGATTGAAGGGTTCCGACCGTGGGGTCGTGGTCGTGCGGGTGAAGGCGGGCAGTCCTGCGGAGGAGGCCGGGGTGCGTGAGGGGGATCTCGTGCTGGAGGTGAATCGCAAAGCGGTCCCGACGTTGAAGGCCTACGAACGTCTGGCGACGGAGTTGTCGAAGGACCAATCGGTCCTGCTCCTGCTCAAGCGGCAGGGACGGGCCATCTATCTGACGTTGAGACCGTGA
- a CDS encoding class I fructose-bisphosphate aldolase, with protein MSNRVQEILSWYESDNAGTKANIARLLNAGKLAGTGKLVILPVDQGFEHGPARSFAPNPGGYHPHYHFQLAIDAGCNAYAAPLGFIEAGASRFAGSIPLILKLNNHDVLHDEKDPLPSVTGSVKEALRLGCSAVGFTIYPGSAHCNRMYEQLRAIAEEAKSCGLAVVVWSYPRGSALSKEGETAMDVVAYAAQIAAQLGAHIIKVKLPTTHLEQAAAKKVYEAEQVPIKTLAERVKHVVQSSFDGRRIVIFSGGAKNDEKTIFDEVRAIRDGGGFGSIIGRNSFQRPKADAVKFLHTIMALYAGEQP; from the coding sequence ATGAGCAATCGGGTTCAGGAGATCCTGAGTTGGTATGAGAGTGACAATGCCGGCACCAAGGCGAACATCGCCAGGCTGTTGAATGCCGGGAAATTGGCCGGGACGGGCAAGCTGGTGATTCTGCCGGTCGATCAAGGATTCGAGCACGGACCGGCGAGGAGCTTCGCACCGAACCCGGGCGGTTACCATCCTCATTACCATTTTCAACTCGCTATCGATGCCGGCTGCAATGCATACGCGGCGCCGCTGGGCTTTATCGAGGCCGGTGCCAGCCGGTTTGCCGGGAGCATTCCCCTGATTCTCAAGCTGAACAACCATGACGTGCTGCATGATGAGAAGGATCCGCTGCCCTCGGTGACGGGCAGCGTCAAGGAAGCGTTGCGCCTGGGGTGCTCGGCGGTGGGCTTTACGATCTATCCGGGCTCCGCCCATTGTAATCGCATGTACGAACAGTTGCGGGCGATCGCCGAGGAGGCCAAGAGTTGCGGGTTGGCCGTGGTGGTGTGGTCTTACCCGCGCGGGTCGGCCCTCAGTAAGGAGGGGGAAACCGCGATGGACGTGGTGGCCTATGCGGCCCAGATCGCCGCGCAATTGGGCGCCCATATCATCAAGGTGAAGTTGCCTACGACCCATTTGGAGCAGGCGGCGGCCAAGAAGGTGTATGAGGCCGAACAGGTGCCGATCAAGACCCTGGCGGAGCGGGTGAAGCATGTCGTGCAGAGTTCGTTCGACGGGCGCCGGATCGTGATTTTCTCCGGCGGAGCCAAGAACGACGAGAAGACGATTTTTGACGAGGTGCGGGCGATTCGCGACGGGGGAGGGTTCGGGTCGATCATCGGCCGGAATTCGTTCCAACGTCCGAAGGCCGATGCCGTAAAGTTCTTGCATACGATCATGGCCCTCTACGCCGGCGAGCAACCGTAA
- a CDS encoding glycosyltransferase, producing the protein MSVKVAIVHDWLTGMRGGERCLEAFCEVFPEADLYTLLYIKGSVAPAIERHRIHTSFIQSLPFAGKAYRYYLPLFPMAIESLRLTSYDLVLSSSHCVAKGIRPPRGARHLCYIHAPMRYVWDQFESYAGGGQSGLVARVGMGLFRARLQAWDVASAARVDQFVANSLNIAKKVQRYYGRPASVLHPPVDWQAFRASDRAEDFYLMVTAFAPYKRIDLAIQACNGMKRRLKIIGKGQEEVRLRKLAGPTVEFLGWQPDEVVREHYMRCRALLFPGEEDFGIVPLEAMACGKPVIAFGRGGVLETVVPLVAPMVGEKGTLRVRPAGDRSPQPPTGIFFDAQTVAAVAEAIETFERHRAEFDSSAIRAYVAGFDRTVFKARLSELARAVVAGTD; encoded by the coding sequence ATGTCAGTGAAAGTCGCCATTGTCCATGATTGGCTGACCGGCATGCGTGGCGGGGAACGCTGTCTCGAAGCCTTTTGTGAGGTGTTTCCCGAGGCGGACCTCTATACCCTGCTGTACATCAAGGGGAGCGTGGCGCCCGCTATCGAACGCCACCGCATCCACACGAGCTTCATTCAGTCGCTGCCCTTCGCCGGCAAGGCCTATCGCTATTACCTGCCGCTGTTTCCTATGGCGATCGAGAGCCTCCGTCTTACTTCCTATGACCTGGTGCTGAGTTCGAGCCATTGTGTGGCCAAGGGCATTCGGCCCCCGCGGGGGGCGCGGCACCTCTGTTATATCCACGCGCCGATGCGCTACGTATGGGACCAGTTCGAGAGCTATGCGGGCGGCGGACAATCCGGTCTGGTGGCACGGGTGGGCATGGGGCTGTTTCGAGCCCGTCTGCAGGCTTGGGACGTAGCCTCTGCTGCACGGGTGGATCAGTTCGTGGCCAACTCCCTGAATATCGCCAAGAAGGTTCAGCGATACTATGGTCGCCCCGCCTCCGTGCTCCATCCGCCCGTGGATTGGCAGGCCTTTCGGGCCTCGGATCGTGCGGAAGATTTTTATTTGATGGTGACGGCCTTCGCTCCGTACAAGCGGATTGATCTGGCCATTCAGGCATGCAATGGTATGAAACGGCGATTGAAGATCATCGGGAAAGGACAGGAAGAAGTGAGATTGCGGAAGTTGGCCGGTCCGACGGTGGAATTTCTCGGTTGGCAGCCGGACGAGGTGGTGCGGGAACACTACATGCGTTGTCGGGCACTGCTCTTCCCGGGCGAGGAGGATTTTGGTATCGTCCCTCTTGAAGCGATGGCATGCGGCAAGCCAGTGATTGCGTTCGGCCGGGGCGGTGTGCTGGAAACGGTCGTGCCGTTGGTGGCACCCATGGTCGGAGAGAAGGGAACTCTGCGCGTAAGACCAGCAGGAGATCGGTCTCCTCAGCCTCCCACCGGAATCTTCTTTGACGCTCAAACAGTGGCTGCGGTTGCGGAAGCGATCGAGACGTTCGAGCGACACCGTGCGGAGTTTGATTCATCCGCCATCCGAGCATACGTCGCGGGTTTTGATCGAACAGTGTTCAAGGCGCGGCTGAGTGAACTGGCTCGGGCAGTGGTAGCGGGAACGGATTGA